One window of Microbacterium sp. Root61 genomic DNA carries:
- a CDS encoding MMPL family transporter, translating into MPEPRPRTTLAERLTSRKGAWISLAIGLFAIVMLMGAFSGAKAPAGNDAAPPTSESAAVTELLSQFPDGDKQSVLVVASRDDGDPLSESDLAALDAMVPALNEETGHTASPVITSDDGRAAVVQTPITIGDDNKATAEEVKALRGVVADNSIDGVTVLVTGGPAFGADITSAFEGADFTLLIVTIGIVALLLILTYRSPILWIIPLTVVAFADQLASKTTSAVGTALGLQFDTGIVSVLVFGAGANYALLLISRYREELFVNDSHRVALATAWRKTAPAILASNVTVVLSLLTLVFAVIPGTRGLGISSAIGLLIALAAVLLVLPPLLAVCGRRIFWPFVPRPGQPHTQGRTWRAIATRVVRRPVVALVAGGAVLAIMATGLFGASIGLSQTEKFRVASESAAGLEVLSEHFPAGEAQPLTVITNTDETDAVVAAAKDVDGVIRVTVVSESSDGDLTRVLVTGEPAPGTPESLDLVRELRTAVHDVVGADALVGGAVATDLDARDGNMRDLLLIAPLILAVSFIVLLILLRSLVAPILLMLVNLASAAAAIGAGAWLSRVVFGQDALDLQVPLLSFLFLVALGIDYTIFLVHRAKAEAAVWGTKRGMVEAVAGTGGVITSAGIVLAAVFAALGVLPLVTLGQIGLIVGLGVIVDTFVVRTVIVPAIFSLVGEKIWWPGGLATRSRDIAPESEGESDHVDSTEPAGVAG; encoded by the coding sequence ATGCCCGAACCCCGCCCTCGCACGACCCTGGCCGAACGACTCACTTCGCGAAAGGGGGCGTGGATCTCACTGGCGATCGGCCTCTTCGCGATCGTCATGCTGATGGGTGCCTTCAGCGGAGCGAAAGCCCCCGCCGGCAACGACGCGGCACCCCCGACATCCGAGTCCGCCGCGGTGACGGAGCTGCTCTCGCAGTTCCCCGATGGCGACAAGCAATCGGTGCTGGTCGTCGCGAGCCGCGATGACGGCGACCCGCTCAGCGAGTCCGACCTGGCCGCACTCGACGCGATGGTGCCGGCGCTGAACGAGGAGACCGGCCACACGGCGTCGCCCGTGATCACGAGCGACGACGGTCGCGCCGCCGTCGTGCAGACCCCGATCACGATCGGCGACGACAACAAGGCCACGGCCGAGGAGGTCAAGGCGCTGCGCGGTGTCGTGGCGGACAACTCGATCGACGGCGTGACCGTGCTGGTCACGGGCGGACCGGCGTTCGGCGCGGACATCACCTCCGCGTTCGAGGGCGCTGATTTCACCCTGCTCATCGTCACCATCGGGATCGTCGCGCTGCTGCTGATCCTCACCTATCGTTCGCCGATCCTGTGGATCATCCCGCTGACCGTCGTCGCCTTCGCCGACCAGCTCGCGAGCAAGACGACCTCGGCGGTCGGCACCGCGCTGGGCCTCCAGTTCGACACCGGCATCGTCAGCGTCCTCGTGTTCGGCGCAGGGGCCAACTACGCCCTGCTGCTCATCTCGCGCTACCGCGAGGAGCTGTTCGTCAATGACAGCCACCGCGTCGCGCTGGCCACCGCATGGCGCAAGACGGCCCCGGCGATCCTCGCGTCCAACGTGACGGTCGTGCTGTCGCTGCTCACGCTCGTGTTCGCCGTCATCCCCGGCACGCGAGGTCTCGGCATCTCCTCCGCCATCGGACTGCTCATCGCCCTGGCCGCCGTGCTCCTGGTGTTGCCTCCGCTGCTGGCCGTCTGCGGCCGCCGCATCTTCTGGCCGTTCGTCCCGCGCCCGGGGCAGCCGCACACACAGGGTCGCACCTGGCGTGCGATCGCGACGCGCGTGGTGCGTCGCCCGGTCGTGGCGCTCGTGGCCGGCGGTGCGGTGCTCGCGATCATGGCGACCGGCCTGTTCGGCGCCTCGATCGGCCTCAGCCAGACCGAGAAGTTCCGCGTTGCATCCGAGTCGGCCGCCGGCCTCGAGGTGCTCTCCGAGCACTTCCCCGCGGGTGAGGCGCAGCCGCTGACCGTCATCACGAACACGGACGAGACGGATGCCGTCGTCGCAGCCGCCAAGGACGTGGACGGGGTCATCCGGGTCACCGTCGTGAGCGAGAGCTCGGACGGCGACCTCACCCGAGTGCTGGTCACCGGAGAGCCGGCACCCGGCACCCCGGAGAGCCTCGACCTCGTCCGCGAGCTGCGCACCGCCGTGCACGACGTCGTCGGCGCCGATGCGCTCGTCGGCGGAGCCGTGGCGACCGACCTCGACGCCCGCGACGGCAACATGCGCGACCTGCTGCTGATCGCGCCACTCATCCTCGCGGTCAGCTTCATCGTGCTGCTCATCCTGCTGCGCTCGCTCGTCGCGCCGATCCTCCTGATGCTCGTGAACCTCGCGAGCGCCGCCGCCGCCATCGGCGCCGGAGCATGGTTGAGCCGTGTCGTGTTCGGCCAGGACGCCCTCGACCTGCAGGTTCCGCTGCTGTCGTTCCTGTTCCTGGTCGCCCTCGGCATCGACTACACGATCTTCCTCGTGCACCGGGCCAAGGCCGAGGCCGCCGTGTGGGGCACCAAGCGGGGCATGGTGGAGGCGGTCGCCGGCACCGGCGGTGTCATCACGAGCGCCGGCATCGTGCTGGCCGCGGTCTTCGCGGCACTGGGCGTGCTACCGCTGGTGACACTGGGCCAGATCGGCCTCATCGTCGGGCTCGGCGTGATCGTCGACACCTTCGTGGTGCGCACCGTCATCGTGCCGGCGATCTTCAGCCTGGTGGGAGAGAAGATCTGGTGGCCGGGCGGGCTCGCGACGCGGTCGCGCGACATCGCCCCGGAGAGCGAGGGAGAATCGGACCATGTCGACTCCACCGAACCCGCCGGCGTCGCCGGGTAG
- a CDS encoding sensor histidine kinase yields MASQPSVSPLTHPTPRRLQGGRTGSREFPLIFIAAFAGVIGLIEIGVGVGQGPNAQLWEVLEFTALFWIWTAAGILAWWRRPTNGIGGLLLIGALSVLLGSVGYLGFPVLLTVQLVFGTSILAVAVHLLLAFPSGRLRGRLSIVTVVLGYVLCIGFDLVGEISHGSVNLGLLQSLLGLMVMVLTAIVLFGRLLSADAVHRRILLPLFTYGILAVLGLPLVPNILFPLGVDEVLIQSLQVALLAGLPIAFLLGVLLGGFTRTTPLESLSEWLAIRGASRPAVAQALATTLGDSTLRVVYWDPAHDRFVDEHGIPVPDDSSNTDRGWLQVRVDDELVGAIDYDALMIAEPSPVRRAAEVLAIALDRERLTVQLLTSNEALMLSRLRIVDAADRERSRIARDLHDGLQMQLVLLAIEAQTMANAPSTPAVTGAAAEKLRHGIDRAAADLRRLVHDVLPAELLEQGLVAAAEDLVDRLAVPATLHAEVDETAITTSIAHTAYFIIAEALANTVKHARASMVRVTIDQREGQLVLEVEDDGVGGARVGAGSGLRGLSDRVDALSGRISVRSTSAQGTLVKVELPCAL; encoded by the coding sequence GTGGCCTCGCAGCCCTCCGTCTCACCTCTCACCCATCCGACGCCCCGGCGTCTGCAGGGTGGCCGGACGGGTTCGCGCGAGTTCCCGCTGATCTTCATCGCCGCCTTCGCGGGCGTGATCGGGCTCATCGAGATCGGGGTCGGGGTCGGGCAAGGTCCGAATGCCCAGCTGTGGGAGGTGCTGGAGTTCACCGCACTGTTCTGGATCTGGACAGCGGCGGGAATCCTCGCGTGGTGGCGTCGGCCGACGAACGGCATCGGGGGCCTGCTCCTGATCGGCGCTCTCTCCGTTCTGCTGGGGAGCGTCGGATACCTCGGCTTCCCCGTCCTTCTCACGGTGCAATTGGTGTTCGGAACCAGCATCCTGGCGGTCGCGGTGCATCTGCTGCTCGCCTTCCCCTCCGGTCGGTTGCGCGGACGGCTCTCGATCGTCACCGTCGTCCTGGGCTACGTCTTGTGCATCGGGTTCGATCTCGTCGGGGAGATCTCGCACGGGAGCGTCAATCTGGGGCTGCTGCAGAGCCTGCTCGGCCTCATGGTGATGGTCCTCACAGCGATCGTGCTGTTCGGACGGCTGCTGTCAGCAGATGCCGTGCATCGGCGCATCCTGCTGCCCCTGTTCACATACGGCATCCTCGCGGTGCTCGGGCTGCCACTGGTCCCGAACATCCTGTTTCCGTTGGGAGTGGACGAGGTCCTGATCCAATCGCTTCAGGTAGCGCTGTTGGCGGGGCTTCCCATCGCGTTCCTCCTCGGCGTCCTGCTCGGCGGCTTCACCCGCACCACCCCGCTGGAGTCCCTGAGCGAGTGGCTCGCGATTCGGGGCGCGAGCCGCCCGGCAGTCGCACAGGCACTGGCGACGACGCTCGGCGATAGCACGCTTCGAGTCGTGTACTGGGATCCCGCACACGATCGCTTCGTGGACGAACACGGCATCCCGGTGCCCGACGACTCGTCGAACACCGACCGCGGATGGCTCCAGGTGCGCGTCGATGACGAACTCGTCGGGGCGATCGACTATGACGCGCTGATGATCGCCGAGCCGTCGCCGGTCCGTCGTGCCGCCGAGGTGCTCGCCATCGCCCTCGACCGCGAGCGCCTCACCGTCCAGCTGCTCACGAGCAACGAGGCGCTCATGCTCTCGCGCCTCCGCATCGTCGATGCCGCGGATCGGGAGCGTTCGCGGATCGCGCGCGACCTGCACGACGGGCTGCAGATGCAGCTCGTGCTCCTTGCGATCGAAGCGCAGACGATGGCCAACGCGCCTTCGACACCGGCGGTCACCGGGGCCGCGGCCGAGAAGCTGCGGCACGGCATCGACCGGGCAGCCGCTGATCTGCGTCGCCTCGTGCACGACGTGCTGCCTGCTGAGCTGCTCGAGCAGGGTCTCGTGGCGGCAGCGGAGGATCTGGTGGACCGTCTCGCGGTGCCCGCGACTCTCCATGCCGAAGTCGACGAGACGGCGATCACGACCTCGATCGCCCACACTGCGTACTTCATCATCGCCGAGGCGCTCGCCAACACGGTCAAGCATGCGCGGGCTTCGATGGTCAGAGTGACGATCGATCAACGCGAGGGACAGCTGGTGCTCGAGGTGGAGGACGACGGCGTCGGGGGTGCACGAGTCGGCGCCGGTTCCGGCCTGCGCGGGCTCTCCGACCGCGTCGACGCGCTGAGCGGCCGGATCTCGGTCCGTTCCACCAGCGCCCAGGGGACCTTGGTGAAAGTGGAGCTGCCATGCGCGTTGTGA
- a CDS encoding response regulator translates to MRVVIGEDEVLLREGIAHVLASDGFEVLASVSDATQLEREVFRHLPDLVVTDIRMPPSYTDEGLVAALRIRHSRPDIGVVVVSQHVQRRYAAELLNGDGGGFGYLLKQRISDVRTFTADLRRVAAGGTALDPEVVSMIVARASRGTAALGRLTPRQLEVLGLMAEGRSNAAIAAQLVVSEKAVVQHTSNIYDALGLTIDADDHRRVIAVIRYLQSAVPPTQ, encoded by the coding sequence ATGCGCGTTGTGATCGGTGAGGATGAGGTTCTTTTGCGCGAGGGGATCGCGCACGTGCTCGCCAGCGACGGCTTCGAGGTCCTCGCCAGCGTGAGCGACGCGACGCAGCTCGAGCGAGAGGTGTTCCGCCACCTCCCCGACCTGGTCGTGACCGACATCCGGATGCCTCCGAGCTACACCGACGAAGGTCTCGTGGCGGCGCTCCGCATCCGTCATTCCCGCCCCGACATCGGCGTCGTGGTCGTGTCGCAGCACGTGCAGCGCAGATACGCCGCCGAGCTGTTGAACGGCGACGGCGGCGGTTTCGGCTATCTCCTCAAGCAGCGGATCTCGGATGTTCGCACCTTCACGGCGGACCTCCGTCGCGTCGCCGCCGGCGGTACGGCCTTGGATCCCGAGGTGGTGTCGATGATCGTCGCGCGCGCGAGCCGTGGCACGGCAGCGCTGGGTCGTCTGACTCCGCGCCAGCTGGAGGTGCTCGGGCTGATGGCCGAGGGCCGCAGCAACGCCGCGATCGCTGCCCAGCTCGTGGTGAGCGAGAAGGCCGTCGTGCAGCACACGTCGAACATCTACGACGCGCTCGGTCTGACGATCGATGCCGATGATCACCGAAGGGTGATCGCGGTGATCCGCTACCTGCAATCGGCGGTGCCCCCCACGCAGTGA
- a CDS encoding serine hydrolase domain-containing protein encodes MGTTDRTIPRRTLLRQRGAAAVIITAALALAACSGGATAGESATPTASEDGQALNVNADELTAAFEEDAASMFVPGAVMLIQSPDGDVVSAYGVTEWGGSTPVSVEDHVRIGSNTKTWTGTVILQLVDEGAIALDDPVSDYRPDVPNGENITIEQLLNMRSGLYNYTTTLELNTALDEDTQRVWQPEELVAMGLAEPPYFAPGEGYTYSNTNTVLLGLIAEQLDGKPLAEIYQERLFEPLGLSETSYPEVTDTSLPEPYSHGYMFSTNVDTMVEPSLSEEDLAAVADGTLLPTDHTNDNPSWTSAAGMGISTAEDLATWVKAMGTGGLLSDELQAGRIASVDASEDAYGWGLAGMNQFYGHIGSLPGYNSFMGYDPATDVTVVVWTNLAPAADGGAPAALLAKTLIDTMYGP; translated from the coding sequence ATGGGGACCACTGACCGGACGATTCCACGGCGGACGCTGCTGAGGCAGCGCGGAGCAGCCGCGGTCATCATCACCGCAGCGCTCGCGCTCGCGGCATGCTCGGGCGGCGCGACGGCGGGAGAGAGCGCCACGCCCACCGCGTCCGAGGACGGCCAGGCCCTGAACGTCAACGCGGACGAGCTCACGGCCGCGTTCGAGGAGGACGCCGCCTCGATGTTCGTGCCCGGTGCGGTCATGCTCATCCAGTCGCCCGATGGCGATGTGGTGTCCGCCTACGGCGTCACCGAGTGGGGCGGTTCGACTCCGGTTTCCGTCGAGGATCACGTGCGGATCGGCTCGAACACCAAGACGTGGACCGGAACCGTCATCCTGCAGCTCGTCGATGAAGGGGCGATCGCACTCGATGATCCGGTGTCGGATTATCGTCCGGATGTGCCCAACGGCGAGAACATCACGATCGAACAGCTGCTGAACATGCGCAGCGGCCTCTACAACTACACGACGACCCTCGAATTGAACACCGCGCTGGATGAGGATACCCAGCGCGTCTGGCAGCCGGAGGAACTGGTCGCGATGGGCCTCGCAGAGCCGCCCTACTTCGCGCCGGGTGAAGGCTACACGTACTCGAACACCAACACGGTGCTGCTCGGGCTCATCGCGGAGCAGCTGGACGGCAAGCCCCTGGCCGAGATCTACCAGGAGCGCCTGTTCGAGCCGCTCGGTCTCTCGGAGACGTCGTACCCAGAGGTGACCGACACCTCACTGCCCGAGCCGTACTCGCACGGATACATGTTCTCGACGAACGTCGACACGATGGTCGAACCCTCGCTCTCCGAGGAGGATCTTGCCGCGGTGGCCGACGGCACGCTGCTGCCGACCGATCACACCAACGACAACCCGTCGTGGACGTCGGCGGCCGGCATGGGCATCTCCACCGCAGAGGACCTGGCCACCTGGGTCAAAGCGATGGGGACCGGCGGGCTGCTGAGCGACGAACTGCAGGCGGGCCGTATCGCGAGCGTGGACGCGAGCGAGGACGCGTACGGCTGGGGCCTGGCCGGGATGAACCAGTTCTACGGCCACATCGGCTCGCTCCCCGGCTACAACTCGTTCATGGGCTACGACCCCGCCACCGATGTGACGGTCGTCGTATGGACGAACCTCGCGCCCGCCGCAGACGGCGGAGCGCCGGCGGCGTTGCTCGCCAAGACGCTGATCGACACGATGTACGGCCCCTGA
- a CDS encoding M23 family metallopeptidase: MPEPWSDAGAMPLVLDLPFRGRWLTQNSPARRVPSHGTHLFGVTYAVDFVAVDATGRSAPRSWRSRLSVEPPELFIGFGLPILAPSAARVIAAHDGEEDHVARRSQPALIPYALSQGRRIRSGATALAGNHVMLALGERGPFVTLAHLKRGSVKVRVGDAVSVGDRLGDCGNSGNSTEPHVHLQAADSPDPLVARGLPIAFRGYRRAGSGAVIAEGMPGEREIIEVD, from the coding sequence ATGCCGGAGCCGTGGTCCGATGCCGGTGCGATGCCGCTCGTGCTCGATCTCCCGTTCCGTGGGCGCTGGCTGACCCAGAACAGCCCAGCGCGGCGGGTGCCCAGCCACGGCACGCATCTGTTCGGCGTGACCTACGCCGTCGACTTCGTCGCGGTCGATGCCACCGGCCGATCCGCGCCACGGTCGTGGCGCAGCCGGCTGTCGGTGGAACCACCGGAGCTGTTCATCGGATTCGGCCTGCCGATCCTGGCTCCCTCCGCAGCCAGGGTCATCGCCGCGCACGACGGCGAAGAGGACCACGTCGCCCGCCGTTCGCAGCCCGCGCTCATCCCCTACGCCCTCAGCCAGGGCCGGCGCATCCGCTCGGGAGCCACGGCCCTCGCCGGCAACCATGTGATGTTGGCGCTCGGCGAGCGCGGGCCGTTCGTCACTCTCGCGCATCTGAAGCGAGGGAGCGTGAAGGTGCGGGTCGGCGACGCCGTGTCGGTCGGCGACCGGCTCGGCGATTGCGGCAACTCGGGCAACAGCACCGAGCCGCACGTGCACCTGCAGGCTGCGGACTCCCCCGATCCCCTGGTGGCGCGCGGCCTGCCGATCGCGTTCCGCGGCTACCGCCGGGCGGGGTCGGGCGCGGTCATCGCCGAGGGCATGCCGGGCGAGCGGGAGATCATCGAGGTCGACTGA
- a CDS encoding nuclear transport factor 2 family protein, with translation MTTDRVLRNRLVAAELRLLDPRVRTDRDAVAQLLAPDFVEIGQSGRIWTRAETLEALEAETGFGEVEMSEATARELSPGLYLLTYRLRVGVRQSRRSSLWRVTAGGPLLEFHQGTVAPA, from the coding sequence GTGACCACCGACCGAGTCCTCAGAAACCGTCTCGTCGCCGCGGAGCTGCGCCTGCTCGATCCCCGCGTGCGAACCGATCGCGATGCGGTCGCGCAGCTCCTCGCCCCGGACTTCGTCGAGATCGGGCAGAGCGGCCGGATCTGGACCCGCGCCGAGACCCTCGAAGCGCTGGAGGCGGAGACCGGCTTCGGCGAGGTCGAGATGTCCGAGGCGACGGCTCGTGAGCTGTCGCCGGGGCTGTACCTGTTGACGTACCGCCTGCGGGTCGGTGTACGACAGTCTCGACGCTCGTCCCTGTGGCGAGTCACCGCGGGCGGCCCTCTCCTCGAATTCCACCAGGGAACCGTTGCCCCGGCGTGA
- a CDS encoding response regulator transcription factor, translating into MIRVLIADDEAMIRSALAALLRLEPDIEVVAECSDGAQAVAEATRLTPDVCLLDLEMPGLDGVEVTEKLKRTVNTRCIVVTRHARPGVLRRALASGVAGFLPKSRGADEVAEVIRRVAAGGRYVDPEIAADALSDERCPLTDRELDVLRAGRRGETTGQIARALSLAPGTVRNHVSAVLAKLAVRTRQQAVLTAEERGWI; encoded by the coding sequence ATGATCCGCGTCCTGATCGCCGACGACGAGGCGATGATCCGATCCGCGCTCGCCGCCCTCCTGCGGCTCGAGCCCGACATCGAGGTCGTCGCCGAGTGCTCCGACGGGGCCCAGGCCGTCGCTGAAGCCACGCGTCTGACGCCGGATGTCTGCCTCCTCGACCTCGAGATGCCCGGCCTGGATGGCGTGGAGGTCACCGAGAAGCTGAAGCGCACCGTCAACACCCGCTGCATCGTGGTCACGCGGCACGCGCGCCCGGGCGTGCTGCGGCGTGCGCTCGCCTCGGGTGTCGCGGGGTTCCTCCCCAAGTCGCGCGGAGCCGACGAGGTCGCCGAGGTGATCCGTCGCGTCGCCGCGGGCGGCCGGTACGTCGACCCGGAGATCGCCGCCGATGCGCTGAGCGACGAGCGATGCCCGCTGACCGACCGCGAGCTGGACGTGCTGCGCGCGGGGCGTCGCGGCGAGACGACGGGTCAGATCGCCCGGGCGCTGTCGCTCGCGCCCGGCACGGTCCGCAATCATGTCTCCGCGGTCCTCGCCAAGCTCGCGGTGCGCACGCGGCAGCAGGCAGTCCTGACAGCCGAAGAGCGCGGCTGGATCTGA
- a CDS encoding sensor histidine kinase encodes MTTQIAPISDADATANARVAVRLTRGISATWWYTAGGILFLATILVLLWALVLAEVGEGVASVLIVGGGGLVWVAAMAPLLWDYRNRPDAAPLARWRRALVPLLVAATYGVVAGSLAGVWLLAVLPVVEMLILLNWAPGVRGRLVLAATVLLGALWFIDGRFSLPAAAESSWWLIGFYSTFLPVMSVLSLWWWDVLVTLDQARAAEARLGATQERLRVATDVHDLQGHHLQVIALQLELAERLLAQDPAAALDHLQIARRCVDDARQGTRDLATRFRSVPLSDELANAVDLLRAAGTAAEAVVAEDADLAPASVLGPVIRETTTNILKHGGGRWARLSLTREGASWRLEIANDPGAEVSPGEAGGSGLEGIGRRVGETGGTVDVRAEKQAFTVTVTVPAASEVVR; translated from the coding sequence GTGACCACTCAGATCGCACCCATTTCTGACGCCGACGCGACCGCGAATGCCCGCGTCGCGGTGCGCCTCACGCGGGGGATCTCCGCGACCTGGTGGTACACCGCGGGCGGCATCCTCTTCCTCGCGACGATTCTCGTGCTGCTCTGGGCGCTGGTGCTCGCAGAGGTGGGGGAGGGCGTGGCGTCCGTCCTCATCGTGGGTGGGGGCGGGCTGGTGTGGGTGGCAGCCATGGCGCCGCTGCTGTGGGACTACCGGAACCGACCGGATGCTGCGCCCCTCGCGCGATGGCGGCGTGCTCTCGTGCCGCTCCTCGTCGCCGCGACGTACGGGGTCGTCGCCGGCTCCCTCGCCGGTGTGTGGCTGCTGGCGGTGCTGCCCGTCGTCGAGATGCTGATCCTGCTCAACTGGGCGCCCGGTGTCCGCGGTCGATTGGTACTGGCCGCCACCGTCCTGCTCGGCGCGTTGTGGTTCATCGACGGAAGATTCAGTCTCCCGGCGGCTGCTGAGTCGAGCTGGTGGCTCATCGGCTTCTACTCGACCTTCCTTCCGGTGATGTCTGTCTTGTCGCTGTGGTGGTGGGACGTCCTCGTCACCCTCGACCAGGCCCGGGCCGCGGAGGCACGGCTCGGCGCGACCCAGGAGCGGCTGCGCGTCGCGACAGACGTGCACGACCTGCAGGGGCACCACTTGCAGGTCATCGCCCTGCAGCTCGAGCTGGCCGAACGGCTCCTCGCACAGGACCCGGCGGCGGCGCTGGACCACCTCCAGATCGCCCGCCGGTGCGTCGATGACGCGCGCCAGGGGACGCGCGACCTCGCGACCCGCTTCCGCTCGGTGCCCTTGAGCGACGAGCTCGCGAACGCCGTCGATCTCCTGCGCGCCGCAGGCACTGCTGCCGAAGCGGTCGTGGCCGAGGACGCCGACCTGGCGCCCGCATCCGTTCTCGGACCGGTCATCCGCGAGACGACCACGAATATCCTCAAGCACGGTGGTGGCCGGTGGGCCCGCCTGTCGTTGACCCGCGAGGGCGCGTCATGGCGACTTGAGATCGCGAACGACCCCGGTGCCGAGGTGTCGCCCGGCGAGGCGGGCGGCTCCGGGCTCGAGGGCATCGGACGCCGTGTCGGCGAGACGGGCGGAACAGTGGATGTCCGGGCGGAGAAGCAGGCGTTCACGGTCACCGTCACGGTGCCCGCCGCATCGGAGGTCGTGCGATGA
- a CDS encoding epoxide hydrolase family protein, whose translation MDTTSTEILPFRIDVAEADLDDLNLRLARTRWPDELPGVGWSYGVPTTYLRGLAEYWRDSYDWRASETQLNRFPQFTTTIDGQNIHFLHVRSPEPNALPLLMTHGWPGSVVEFLRVIGPLTDPRAHGGDPADAFDVIVPSMPGFGFSGPTHERGWDMARIARAWVQLMARLGYERYGAHGTDTGAVISPMVGCIDAEHVVGVHVNGSLGFPSGDPAELEGLTDAEQARLAGMRRQMQDGVGYAMIQSTRPQTLGFGLADSPAGQLAWIVEKFKEWTDPAAELPEDAVDIDQLLTNVSVYWLTNTATSAARLYREGQVSWGQAAERSEVPSGVAVFPGDVGIRRIAERDNNVVHWSEFDRGGHFPAMEAPDLLVGDLRTFFRGIR comes from the coding sequence ATGGACACCACGAGCACCGAGATACTGCCGTTCCGCATCGATGTCGCCGAGGCCGACCTGGACGATTTGAACCTCCGTCTGGCGCGCACCCGCTGGCCGGATGAGCTGCCCGGCGTCGGGTGGAGCTACGGCGTGCCGACCACCTACCTGCGGGGTCTGGCCGAGTACTGGCGCGACTCCTACGACTGGCGGGCGAGCGAAACGCAGCTCAACCGCTTCCCGCAGTTCACGACCACGATCGACGGGCAGAACATCCACTTCCTGCACGTGCGCTCACCCGAGCCCAACGCGCTGCCGCTGCTGATGACCCACGGATGGCCGGGCTCCGTCGTCGAGTTCCTGAGAGTCATCGGACCCCTCACCGATCCGCGCGCGCACGGAGGCGACCCCGCGGATGCGTTCGACGTGATCGTGCCGTCGATGCCGGGATTCGGGTTCTCCGGGCCGACCCACGAGCGCGGATGGGACATGGCGCGGATCGCGCGGGCGTGGGTGCAGCTGATGGCCCGGCTCGGCTATGAGCGCTACGGCGCGCACGGCACCGACACCGGTGCGGTGATCTCGCCCATGGTCGGCTGCATCGATGCGGAGCATGTCGTCGGCGTGCACGTCAACGGCAGCCTCGGTTTCCCGTCGGGAGACCCGGCCGAACTCGAAGGACTGACCGATGCGGAGCAGGCTCGGCTCGCCGGCATGCGGCGCCAGATGCAGGATGGCGTGGGCTACGCGATGATCCAGTCCACCCGTCCGCAGACCCTCGGCTTCGGGCTGGCCGACTCGCCTGCCGGGCAGCTCGCCTGGATCGTGGAGAAGTTCAAGGAGTGGACCGATCCCGCGGCGGAGCTCCCCGAGGATGCGGTCGACATCGACCAGCTGCTCACGAACGTCAGCGTGTACTGGCTCACGAACACGGCGACTTCGGCGGCTCGGCTGTATCGCGAGGGGCAGGTGAGCTGGGGGCAGGCGGCGGAGCGATCCGAGGTCCCATCGGGCGTCGCCGTCTTCCCCGGCGACGTCGGAATCCGTCGCATCGCCGAGCGCGACAACAACGTCGTGCACTGGTCCGAGTTCGACCGCGGCGGCCACTTCCCTGCGATGGAAGCTCCGGATCTGCTCGTCGGCGACCTGCGCACGTTCTTCCGCGGCATCCGCTGA
- a CDS encoding TrmH family RNA methyltransferase, whose translation MPPESRPHRLQTVSTRSATFQYWQTLISNRTKRNRAGEMIVQGVRPITLVLNSSLTVRAVLMSKAESRSRWASETITTLERAGAAQYVLTPELMRELGEKDEETPELLLVVAIPADDLSRLPLPTDALFVALDRPTSPGNVGSIVRSVDALGGQGVLVTGHAADPYDPKALRASTGSTIMTPTVRLPGVQAVLDWVAETRASGIDIQIVGTDEHGTHDVWDVDFTRPTLIVTGNEHSGMSAAWREACDVLTRIPMVGHASSLNAANATAVILYEAVRQRAAGK comes from the coding sequence ATGCCCCCGGAAAGCCGACCCCACCGCCTGCAGACGGTGTCGACGAGGAGCGCCACGTTCCAGTACTGGCAGACCCTCATCAGCAACCGCACGAAGCGCAACCGTGCCGGCGAAATGATCGTGCAGGGTGTGCGTCCGATCACGCTCGTCCTGAACTCGTCGCTGACCGTGCGGGCCGTGCTGATGTCGAAGGCGGAGAGCCGTTCGCGCTGGGCCTCCGAGACGATCACCACCCTGGAGAGGGCCGGGGCGGCGCAGTACGTCCTCACCCCCGAGCTGATGCGTGAGCTCGGCGAGAAGGATGAGGAGACCCCCGAGCTGCTGCTGGTGGTCGCCATCCCCGCAGACGACCTGTCGCGCCTGCCTCTCCCCACCGATGCGCTGTTCGTCGCCCTCGACCGGCCGACCTCCCCCGGCAACGTCGGCTCGATCGTGCGCTCGGTCGACGCGCTCGGCGGTCAGGGCGTGCTCGTCACCGGACACGCCGCCGACCCCTACGACCCGAAGGCGCTGCGCGCCTCCACCGGCTCGACGATCATGACGCCGACTGTGCGACTGCCCGGCGTGCAGGCGGTGCTCGACTGGGTGGCGGAGACGCGCGCGAGCGGCATCGACATCCAGATCGTCGGAACCGATGAGCACGGCACGCACGACGTGTGGGATGTGGACTTCACTCGCCCGACGCTGATCGTCACCGGCAACGAGCACTCCGGAATGTCCGCGGCCTGGCGCGAGGCCTGCGATGTGCTCACCCGCATCCCGATGGTCGGGCACGCGTCTTCGCTCAACGCCGCGAACGCGACGGCCGTGATCCTGTACGAAGCCGTGCGCCAGCGGGCTGCGGGAAAGTAG